A stretch of DNA from Gallus gallus isolate bGalGal1 chromosome 7, bGalGal1.mat.broiler.GRCg7b, whole genome shotgun sequence:
TGGGGAGATGTGGTGCCAGAGAGTCACAGGACAGCAGGGCCTGCAGCAGTAGAGAAGTGTGGGATAAAAGCACATGAGGGGAAActaaagcatttccttttttctcctgttcagGAAGCAAATTGTTAAAACTGAtcattgctgatgaaaagcTATGGCTGTCAACCAAGACGTTTCAGTGTTGTGCATAGTGTTTGCTTTAGCACAGCATGTTGCTTGCAGGAGGATTTTTTGCTAATTATTAGTCCTTAAAGCAGTAGGAAGTTTGTAATGCCGTCTTTTTACAACTAAATTGGATGACTCAAGACAGTGGAGTTACTgtttgagtgaaaaaaaatagcagaatgaGGCCATTAGAGCTCTGCCAGTCATTCAGAAGTCATGGGTTTCTTCATTACAAAGCAAAATttgtcctgaaaaaaaaaaaaagcagaaaatttccAAAAAAcatctcttctctctgttcGGCTGCCGGAGTCATTTCTAAATACACAAGAGgactgtgttaaaaaataaacttactGAAACTGTAGCTCTTGCCAAATTCACTGCTCTGCAAACATTCAACGTGGCTCATTACTGCTAGGGAAGCTGTTGCTGTACTGTTTGTTAGTCCAGATGAATagagaaaatgggagaaagaGATTTAATTAAGCTACTAAAAAAGGGATATAGTCAAAGACCAGTAGTTCTATTCAGTAGAGGACGAAATGACAGAATGTCTGGTGTTGACTGAACTCGTAAGAATTGGCCGAGGTCTACTGAATTCACATCATATCACCAGAGAAATCTGACCCCATGGTTCACATGTGGACAGTTAGTCTGACTTAATCCACTTCATAATTTAAAAACTTAACTTCCCCAAAAAGGAGACTCTAATTCATGTTTCCCCATGTTGTATCAGGTATGTCACTATTGTCTAATTAAATCAGCAAGTTCAAGTTGCAAAAGCAGAATTTCATGATtgggggaggaagaaggaattTATTCCCCATGATCCTCATACCTTGCTCTATAGTGAGTTTTCTTCAAGAGCCAAACCTATACCAGGTGGTTCTTGGTAGCTGACAGAGGACAGAAAGTGATGAAAGGTTGTCAGTCTTCTATAGGTCCTGCTGATGCTTGAGGAGAGAATTTTGGTGTTTCCATGCCTTGTGTGATAAATGCAGCAGAGCTCAAGTCACCCCATTTAGCCTCCCCTCAGAGGCAATATTTACATTCTCATTGAACTAGAGGGTCTTCAGTTTTACAAACTCAGTTTTACAGCTAAGATTAGTTAATTTATACAACACTTGTCccagaaaaaatacaaacagattCCTTGttcaaaagcagtaaaaagatgaaaatagcaAGGtgtcttagaaaaaaaatataggtgcataatatcaaaatatttgttCTCTGCTAGTTCTGGATAACATGCATTTTATACTTTAGCCACAGAATACAATTTGGCTTTGCAACAGTATGTTATGAAAGAATACCTTATGCGTTTAGTAAATGTGGCAAGATTTTGATATTCTTTGgttaaaatgcaaatatgcaTGGACTTGAGATCTAAGGTACTAGGAATTGAAGAGCAGTTCAAAGTCCATCTCCTTCAGCTTCTGAGAAAAGAATGAGATTGTGATTGAAAAGACGAAAATATCCCAGTTCTCCACTTGAGTCCTCACAGTCTTTTCTTGTCAGATCTGTTTGCACTTTTGTGGTCAACATTGGTAATGTATGCTGGAGTCCTGGAGAATTTCATGCTTTGGTGCCAAGAAGCGAGCACAAGTGATCAACAACAGAGTCTTGAAAGCAGTTGTATGTGACTTTATGTATACATTGCtctatatatgtgtatatatatatataaacttaaGAGATAAAAATGTTGAGTTGAGGAGAGTTCTTCAGTGTCTCATCTGTTATCACATATTTATCCCTCTCTATTTTCAGTAGTTCAGGGCACCGATGCAGCTGGGAATGAGCAGGTGCAGAGAACAATTACACTATTTCTGGAGCTAATCTTGGGCTTTAATTAGGAAGCCAGCTTACTGGGTTAAAGAAACTCATCATCACTGATTCTTAGGTGAGGCATAAGGTCTTCTCATGTGATCCACCATGAccattctgtttatttatttatattaaagcAGTGATGGTCGGTGTAATTCTCTTATCAAGGACAATGCAAAGGTTGTACAAAGGCCATGCAGAGGGAGACATCAGTACTAGCCAATGGCATGCAGCTGAACAAGCTTCCTTCTATTGGCAGTCTTGTGGTTGCATTTGTAAAAGATTTATCAGTATACGCACCAGAACCCAATTCCTCTTCCTGCAAAAATGCAAAGTCTTGCTGGCAAGCATTCAAGAGAATGTTccaatgcaaaataaataaataaatacccaGGCAAAAATATCTTACTCAAAAAAATCTGGCTGAGCTCTGTTGTTTTAAAAGGCCTGCTCAAACCAAGATACTTTACCTTTTAATACCTATCTACTTATGCATGCATGCAGGGAACCTACCAACTAATTGAAATCATGTTTGCAAGTTTACTGGCTATTATATTCTACACTGTAAATTCCAACATTTTGCAGTTCTCAAGCTGCCATGCAGAGCAAGTTAGAAAtaaatccttcattttttcattttccatgtttCCCAACAGCTTTATTCCTTTGAAGTGTCTTGGACTTTCATATTTATAAaatcctaaaaataaaataaaaaaatttttGAAAGTCTCAATCAAACtccccaaacaaacaaagcaaactccCCTGTGGCAATAAAATTGCACATTTAAGGGGATGGGGGAGATATCTGGGCTACAAAGCTATTTTTGTTCCAGCTACTTCAGCTTTATCTAGCTTAATGTTTGTTCTGTGACCATTTGAAATTCAATTTCAGGTAGTTCTGTATAATATCAGCATAGAATGCATCATTAACTCTGAGAGGATGTTTTCCATTGGCATCTGCTATTTTCACCAAATGTCAAGACTTGACATTTGCTATCGTTATCTGGTTTTGGTGTATCACTCATACTgagattttgtttcttcttatctGATATTGATTTCAACTGTGACCAGCTGTGTTGCTAATAAAATCAACCGGCAAGTATCTGGCATTTAGCTCTTCATGggtagagaaaaagaaacaacccagcaacaaaataaagagaTACTTTTCAATTAGGATGCTTGCATGCATCCTAATATTATCCATCTCTTGGCACTTCTGTTGTAGTATTTCTGATTGATTCCCGTGGGGAAGTCTCCGTGGAAATTCTTGCCTCTCAGatgaaatattcctttttactctcatccacagcttcctggaGAGCAGGgtcatttttcaaagcagcatcAGCGCTTTCAGCAAACTCAGTTCCTTTGGCCTCATTGGTGTGGTAGGTGCCCTTATGCCTGTGCATGTACCGGACCATCACAACCAGCAGGCAGATGAGGACAAATACCACCGCAGCTATCACACCTAGAGGAAAAGTACTACTGTCAATGATAAAATACAAGCAGCATATTACAAGCAGGTATCGCAGCTTGATttacttgaaaggaaaaaaaaaaaatctgtgtaacATAAGATATTCACAAATTGTAATGGCTGAGGTTAGAAAAGTTTCTGAAAGGAACAAATGGAAGAACTCAGATGGGATATACatactgcagaaatgcaggTCAAATTCTTGCTAGCTTTCTTTCAAATCAATAGCTTGATTTAGTTGAATTCATTGGAACTACAAGTTCATTCACAAATGAGCAATCCTGCCATCCCAGTGGTAGTATATATCCAGGGGACTatgtgggcagcctgatcctGCCCCACTCAGTGTACTCAATTTCAGGAGGAGTAAAGGGCACTGAATGTTTCTTTGGAGATACTCAGCAAGTAGCAGGAGCCATGTGCCTACagtactgctttctttttgggAATTGTCACATCATGTTGTGCTCtaattaagaaaacattactgTAATGACCATGAAAGTGACACCTAGGAGGGATTATGGGTAGAACTTCTCCATCTCCTAGACTAGGACTAATTATTATCCCTGTGCTGACTGGACAAAAAATTCCATAGGTAACTCAAGCTTGCTTGGGACTGCACTATGAATGAAAGCACTCCTAGCAAAGGAAAGTCATTCCAAGCTCCAGGCATGACTGCGCAGTGAACAACTTATGTCCTGGGCTTGCCCTGTGTCCATACTTTGCAgagtcttttcctttttgcccTCTTCTACAGTGAAAGGTGGAAATccagaacaaaaaaaggcaCAACTGACAAGTTCATAGCTAAAAAATTACAAGCTGTATACCCTTCTCTCAGATCAAATCAATAATTGAAGaatcctgaaaacaaacaagatgttaaaaagttgatttattcaattttgatttttttttctttttgcacttgTTGTATATAACCTGGATGTTCTTCTAAGCTCTGTAGCTGCTATTCTGTACAAGTACCTGATACTGAGCTGATTCTATTTTCATGTGGCTCCACGACCAGGGGATTAAGGGAGTAAACCAAGCATTAAAGAAATACACAATGAAAAGCACCAGAATAGGGTATTCCTAGGAAAATCCCATATGTGGATTGTAAAGCTGCTGTGAGGAAGCAGTGGGTAGGAACTCATCTGACTAATTGTAGACATCTATGGCACAGAAGGCTCCATTTGAGTTAGTCCCATTGGGCTGCTTCTGCAGTCAGTGGAATGGAGGGGATGATTCCTGCTATTCTAGAAATAGAAGTCTGTGTCTGATCAGATGAATTGTTCTTTGGAAATAAGTACTATTCCACAGTGACAATGACGGCTGTGTAGAGAGTATCTCTCTTTTGTTCCCTGTATTCAAAATGTGAGTCAAGGGTTGTCTCCAAAGCTCTAGATTTAGGAGCATCAGTAAACTAAGTTTGGATAATGTACTGACATGAAGATGGGGGTCTGGACAGAGCATCAGCAAGGTGAATAGAAATAATAACTCTGTCTTAAAAAAGATGCCTTCAGCATTATCCCGCAGATTTTATGGTGCCTGATTCTGGAAAGCAAAGTTATTGCTGGCAGAAATTAAATTGCTCATACTGAGAACTTTAGGTTTACAGTGATATCTCTGTTGTGGCGGAGGTTTCATCAGTTTTTCGGGTTGGTATCCCTTGACACAAGAGGTTTTAATAGGCTTTAGATATAGCACAATATTAATAAGCCTGAGGGACTAAGTACAAATCAATTTACCTGCTACTTGTTCATAGAAAGCTGAAATTAAAGTTACATGAGATGGGACCTAAGGGAAATATAGCAGAGCCTCACCAATTTGCACTAATGATTGGTATACCCCCTTGTGAATAACTTAAATTAGCGCGTTAGCATGGAAATGAACAAACACAATAAAAGTAAAAAGACGGGGTTCGCTCTGTGAACAtagctttgctctttttttctgacaacTGTATTTAGTTTAAATGCATGAgggttttttaatgaaacaccAGGATAGGCTCTGTGGCACGTTCTGTAAGAAGAAAGGGTCAGCTAGCGTGAGTTAGCCCGCTCAAATCAAAGACAGCACTCCAGTTTTGTATTGTGTGAAAGTCTTGGACCAGGGAATGATGAGAAATATCAGAGGTTGACTTTGCTACTGGGTGCTTGGATATTTTGTCCTAAAAGGAGAAATAGATGGAGGTGGTACAGCTCGGTGGTTCATGCTCATTATCTTATCTCGTTATCTTTGCCAATAGCCCCTCTGGGAGTAGATTTCCCACTGGGCTAATTAACTCTAATTGTGCCGCTCCTGTTGTCTTGTCAGCAAAGTAGGAGTTTTGCAAAATGCAGGAAAGCAACCAACCTGCTGTTTTAATTCTAATGGTTCTGCTAAGTACAGCCTGTTTCCTACCTCCAATAACAGCCAcatctgctccagctgaggAATTCTCAACATCTCCATCTATAAATAGATGAGAAGATACAAAagttaattaaagaaaaaggactTGGATCACACGTAGCAGCAGTGGCTGTTCTAGCGATGCTGTAttattttaacttctgaaaCTCAGAACTTAAACAAGATCCCTCGTTagcaaaatgcatttataaaacATCTCATTTAGAATTGTCTGTTTTCTGTCACCATAACACTGGATAAGAAATAACTAGCACATTATGCAAGCAGTTGTGGTCCTCAGGGAAACACCTACTGTGTATTATGAGCACTTACCTGTAACGTCCTCCAGTGAATGATTAAATTAAGGGCATTCAGGTGCTGCGATTACTCTTAGAAAGGCagggtttttggggggggaaaaatgtTAGTGCCTATTTACTCTTTGTGGCTCTTCAATCTGTGGTCTGGATCTTGTAAATCAAATTAGCTCTCTTGATTTTAATTACTGCTTATTTGCCTGCaatattctgcttttaattttagcATTTACTTGTAACCTTACAGTACATCATGTTGTATGTATGGCTTTAAACACGGTCCTCATTTGGTGTAAGCCTGAGTTTGGTTCTGATAAATCAAATGACTTTCTTTACTGGATtataaattcttaaaaaaaaaaaacccaatgtATTTTTTTGCAAATTTCACCTAGAGAGAAATATTTGACCACATCATTTTAAGGGGTAGGAGATTGGATGGAGAAGCTTTAAGTTGATGAAAGATTTTAATCTGAACTATAACACTTACtagaaacaatgaaaacagcTAATCAATAGGCAAAGTGTTTTAAAGGGGAGTGGAAAAGTAAATTCTAAAAAGCAGTGAGAATTTGTTTCTCCTTATCTGATACAAACCTTCAGTGAAAGTAAATGCACATAGATAAGCATTTCCTAACCAGCATCTCTGTAGTTGATCAAAATACAGTCTTGTTTTTGGATCCTTATCTCCCATCACTGGTATCAGCTGAGTTACTCCTGAATTATGTGTGTGTCTGGGAAGATGAAAAACTCCTGGGGGTTGTCCATGCTAGTTTTATGACAGGACACTCTTTGATAGAAAAGTTCtcttgaaaacataaaaatgctAATACCAAATCCTCTCATAAATTCAACAGTGGCACTGTGGCTGACTTTGGCTCTGTTGCTATATCTGTGACAGACCCTGCAAGGAAAAATCTCTGAGGAGCTTTCTTCTTACTCATGCCTAGTTTCATATTAAACTAAAATTCATCACAGTCATGTGAAGTGCTTTTTCTGGAAAGGAGAAGACCTTTTCTCTCCCACAGAACTTCTTCCCAAGTTTTCTTCTGGCTGTATGCTGATGGAAGGACCGGGCACGCCTTGTGTAATTTGAAAACTCTAATTATGTCTACGTCCATTCAAAACCCGTGTGCCTCAGAAGGGATTAATTACTTCAAGGTCAAACTGTGCAGTAGTTCTTAATACAACGAATATATACTGCGTGCCAAAGAGGCAAGCTTTTCTACAACAATCAAATACTTAAAGGTGTGAATTCTGAAGTACTTTCCCAGCTACACAGCTTGCTTCCAAACATTAATTTTGGATCAAATCATTATCCCTTTAATTATAAAAAGGTATGTGAGTAACTGTCAgctcttttctgttcttcccaCGTGTCTCTCAGGCTCAGATAACAAGCAGGTGCCTTATCTCTGGTACtttgcacagaagtgcttcttgATAATGGATTACAGTATCATCACTTTGCagaaaagttttcatttcaataCTGTACTTTCTAAGTTTTCAGAAGAATGCTGGTCCCATCTTGAGCTATTGTGTAGTTAGCAGTTAATCAGACAATGTTCTGCCTTTCAGCAAATCTCTAGCAGTGTGATAAATCTTCATTCAGCATAGCTCTCATTCTACTGCAAGTACGTGTGAGAGTCCTACTTTTCCTTGGTGCATCCACTTTTTACCACAGGATTGGTTTGCTGTCCTCTCAGCTGTCCTTGACTGGGTTTTGCTGCAACCTCTGGAGTGCCAGGACACTGCAGCCATCAATGATTGGAATTTTCCAAGGTCCGCTCCCTAAATCAGTTATGAAGCAAGGATGAGGGAGGGGAGACAGGGACCCCTAGTGCCTGTCTCACAGCCCTTAAGATTTCACTTTGTCCAAAAACAGGATCGGGCTGCCCAGgagggtggtggagtcaccatccctggaggtgttcaaaaaaagAGTAGATGTTGCACTGGTTGACATGATATTgctggtctttccaaccttaatggtttcATGAGAAATAGGCATGTGATACATAGcagacatgatttagcagtgggttgttagggtagtatggttgaggttggacttgacGATCTTGAAGGTCTGAAGCGATTCTCTGGCAATATAATAATATTTCTAGGTGGGGGGAAGGTATCAGTGTCATTCAAGATTCTAATGGTATCACCTTTTACAAAAAAATGACTAAAGAAAACAAGGTCATTTTCCCAGAGTGGAGGTGAAACCATCCAGATCACCTTATTCCTTCTTTATTCTGCTCTTAGCACGCCAAGCACTCAAAGGTCTCTACTTCAGTAACTGCTGTTGCACCTGTTTtggttattttcctttgtttcaagGACATATTTTGTTATCTACTGCTAAACTGTCCTTGCAAAACTTCCTCTCACTGTTATACTGGCCCTTGTCCATAGCTGCAATCTGGTCTCAAATGTGTTTAGACAGTGTTGTTATTTAGTGCCATTGGTTACCATGACACGCAGAAATCAAACGAGCAAGggaaaacttgtttttcatAAAAACCCCAGCCATCTGAATGGGTTGCCTAAATCAAGAATAGAACATAGAAATGAAATTGCCTGTTGTTGGAAAGGCGAGTTTCTAAAAGCcagaatgaaggggaaaaatgcttttgtgcCATGACCTGAAATTCATCAAATTCCAGTTCTGTCCCTAAGCTTGCAGATAAGATTTTGCAGTAGAACAACAATTGCTACCTGCCTCATTCTCATCAATCAAATCATGCCGAAAGGCAGCAGCTTCTGAAAGCCCCAGGAAATTTTCTGAGTCTGAAATACTGCAAGAAGATCTCTGGCTTAGGACTTCAAAGGTGAAAAGCCAGTACAACTAGCTTTCTTGTTAATGTAACCAGTGATGGTTTTTCCACTGAATTCCAGTGAATTGGTTAAAACTTCTCCTCTAGGcatgattttgaaataaaacttcacttttattaattttgatttttcttttatttcaaactgcTCTCACTTGATTTTTGCTGAGGAGCACCTGTTTGAAGAAGACAAGTCCAGCAGTGAAAAAGTTTGTAGTTCAGCACTCTCCTTATTTTGTTACATGCTTTTCCTGGCAGTTGTGACAGTTTCTTTACAtcagttggacttgatgatccttgtgggccccttccaactaaggatattctatgattctcattCTGCTGTGTAATCCACAAGGACAACCTGATGGGGTAACGTATACCTTAACTCAAACTTCTTAGTGTCTGTTATTTCCTGTGATAAAGCTTCAAAGTTGGATGAGTGTCTACTGCTCTGCGGTACtgaatatatataaagaaaagcCTGAGCTTACAGGCTTACAACTTACATTTTAATGAATCCCTTACAGCTGTGGTTCAGTTACACTGCTGTTTTGGAATGGATGAGTCAAGCTGAATAAGTATACAGATATCTACGTGTGATAAGCTGCTTTTACAATATAATTTACAAAGCCACTTGAAACTATTGAAGCAGCACTGTTGCTGCTCCTGCCTTTCAGGATTTTCCTGCCCACAAGCTTATG
This window harbors:
- the GYPC gene encoding glycophorin-C, which gives rise to MSYQNNTTSQPHGDVENSSAGADVAVIGGVIAAVVFVLICLLVVMVRYMHRHKGTYHTNEAKGTEFAESADAALKNDPALQEAVDESKKEYFI